From Phalacrocorax carbo chromosome 6, bPhaCar2.1, whole genome shotgun sequence, a single genomic window includes:
- the ARMH1 gene encoding armadillo-like helical domain containing protein 1, protein MTSVKEQEAIRKLMVFLQEWDSAHKVARSCILDNFIKSNDGKTEPELELEFSQGASLFLARLTAWLRMTYMYSTCLNKLLKSIGIFLSAASGHRYIIEFLEIGGVSTLLEILGLNHLKEEDKRESLKLLQLIADAGRKYKELICESYGVQSLAEFLATSNSTEAQEDTQALMDSLGRGNPKYQNQVYKGLVAVLPCTSPRVQQLALQTLRVMQDAVGEAPSVLVEPVLGMLGSAHLEVQYEASQLLRALTARELRPAVLQGLVALLTPPRKTVLAFCEETAKDPTALCLREPMLVYVQQAAAAKVIGVLAKESAEVAEELIQLKVVHGLMIAVGNLDHAASQRHASSSLAYFVHTFPFVEECVKKALGHTLFQHFMDSPETWYTEIDPVQAEELASNTIDIPRYRVSRNDCPPEEKNTTSIQNQICESQDSQCS, encoded by the exons ATGACTTCTGTCAAAGAGCAGGAAGCCATCAGGAAGCTCATGGTTTTCTTGCAGGAATGGGATAGCGCCCACAAAGTTGCTCGAAGCTGCATCCTGGACAACTTCATTAAAAGCAATGATGGCAAGACAGAaccagagctggagctggagttTTCCCAGGGAGCCAGCTTGTTTCTGGCTCGCCTAACAGCATGGCTCAGGATGAC CTACATGTACAGCACATGCCTCAACAAGCTGCTCAAGTCCATTGGCATCTTCTTATCTGCTGCAAGTGG ACACAGATACATCATTGAATTTCTGGAGATTGGAGGTGTCTCGACTCTCCTGGAAATACTAGGGCTGAACCACCTGAAAGAAGAGGACAAAAGGGAGTCTCtaaagctgctgcagctcatcGCAGATGCTGGCAGGAAGTATAAGGAGCTCATTTGTGAAAGCTATG GGGTGCAATCCCTCGCCGAGTTCTTGGCCACTTCCAACTCAACAGAGGCTCAAGAAGACACGCAGGCTCTGATGGACTCTTTGGGCCGTGGCAATCCCAAGTACCAGAACCAAGTCTACAAAGGCCTCGTTGCCGTGCTGCCGTGCACCTCCCCCCGAGtgcagcagctggctctgcAGACGCTCCGCGTCATGCAG GACGCGGTGGGAGAGGCCCCCTCCGTCCTGGTGGAGCCCGTGCTGGGCATGCTGGGCTCGGCGCACCTGGAGGTCCAGTACGAAG ccagccagctgctgagGGCCCTCACGGCCCGCGAGCTCCGGCCAGCCGTGCTGCAGGGCCTGGTTGCGTTACTGACGCCGCCCAGGAAGACAGTGCTTGCCTTCTGCGAAGAGACGGCCAAAG ACCCAACTGCACTTTGCCTGAGGGAGCCCATGCTGGTGTATgttcagcaggcagctgccgcAAAAGTCATTGG CGTATTAGCCAAGGAGTCAGCAGAAGTGGCTGAAGAGCTGATCCAGCTGAAAGTGGTACATGGCCTGATGATTGCTGTGGGGAACCTGGATCATGCGGCCAGCCAGAGAcatgccagcagctccctggcg TATTTTGTCCACACGTTTCCCTTTGTGGAGGAGTGCGTAAAGAAGGCACTAGGACACACACTGTTCCAGCACTTTATG GACAGTCCTGAGACCTGGTACACAGAAATTGATCCAGTCCAGGCTGAAGAACTGGCCTCCAATACCATAGACATCCCCAGATACAGG
- the TMEM53 gene encoding transmembrane protein 53 isoform X1: MGARGLEAAVVELAPGEARESSTERGHTDGQPVVILLGWAGCQDKYLAKYSAIYSQKGCTVIRYTAPWRMIFFSETFGIKSLQTLARQLLELLFDYSVENRPVIFHVFSNGGVMLYRYIIESLHTHKPFKNLKVAGTIFDSAPGRRNLRGGLRALATVLVSMNVLLKYFLLFAFATTAVVLRILLYPLTRFIHESHYDALLKVPSRWPELYLYSQADTIIKASEIKHMVDARQQLGVSVKAVDFSDSAHVGHMRAYPTYYSNLCTTFLSDCVRGFSPR; the protein is encoded by the exons ATGGGGGCCCGCGGGCTGGAGGCGGCGGTGGTGGAGCTGGCGCCGGGGGAGGCCCGCG AGAGCAGTACAGAGAGAGGGCATACAGATGGTCAGCCTGTGGTGATCCTTCTCGGCTGGGCAGGCTGCCAGGACAAATACCTGGCCAAATACAGTGCAATCTACAGTCAGAAG GGCTGCACTGTCATCCGCTACACAGCTCCATGGAGGATGATATTCTTCTCTGAGACCTTTGGCATCAAATCCCTCCAGACCCTCGCCAGGCAACTCCTGGAGCTGCTCTTTGACTACAGTGTTGAAAACAGACCggttatttttcatgtttttagcAATGGTGGTGTCATGCTGTACCGTTACATCATTGAGTCACTCCACACTCACAAGCCATTTAAGAACCTTAAAGTAGCAGGCACCATTTTTGATAGTGCCCCTGGCAGAAGAAACTTGAGAGGAGGCCTTCGTGCCTTGGCAACTGTCTTGGTATCCATGAATGTGCTGCTCAAGTATTTCCTCTTATTTGCTTTTGCTACTACAGCTGTTGTGCTGCGGATCTTGCTGTACCCATTGACCCGCTTCATCCATGAGAGCCATTATGATGCCCTGCTGAAAGTGCCCTCACGATGGCCTGAGCTTTACCTCTATTCCCAAGCTGACACCATCATCAAGGCCAGCGAAATTAAGCACATGGTTGATGCCCGGCAACAGCTCGGTGTCTCTGTGAAAGCCGTAGACTTCTCAGATTCAGCTCACGTCGGCCACATGCGGGCGTATCCCACCTATTACAGCAACCTCTGTACAACTTTCCTGTCTGACTGTGTCAGGGGCTTCTCGCCTCGTTAG
- the TMEM53 gene encoding transmembrane protein 53 isoform X2 has protein sequence MIFFSETFGIKSLQTLARQLLELLFDYSVENRPVIFHVFSNGGVMLYRYIIESLHTHKPFKNLKVAGTIFDSAPGRRNLRGGLRALATVLVSMNVLLKYFLLFAFATTAVVLRILLYPLTRFIHESHYDALLKVPSRWPELYLYSQADTIIKASEIKHMVDARQQLGVSVKAVDFSDSAHVGHMRAYPTYYSNLCTTFLSDCVRGFSPR, from the coding sequence ATGATATTCTTCTCTGAGACCTTTGGCATCAAATCCCTCCAGACCCTCGCCAGGCAACTCCTGGAGCTGCTCTTTGACTACAGTGTTGAAAACAGACCggttatttttcatgtttttagcAATGGTGGTGTCATGCTGTACCGTTACATCATTGAGTCACTCCACACTCACAAGCCATTTAAGAACCTTAAAGTAGCAGGCACCATTTTTGATAGTGCCCCTGGCAGAAGAAACTTGAGAGGAGGCCTTCGTGCCTTGGCAACTGTCTTGGTATCCATGAATGTGCTGCTCAAGTATTTCCTCTTATTTGCTTTTGCTACTACAGCTGTTGTGCTGCGGATCTTGCTGTACCCATTGACCCGCTTCATCCATGAGAGCCATTATGATGCCCTGCTGAAAGTGCCCTCACGATGGCCTGAGCTTTACCTCTATTCCCAAGCTGACACCATCATCAAGGCCAGCGAAATTAAGCACATGGTTGATGCCCGGCAACAGCTCGGTGTCTCTGTGAAAGCCGTAGACTTCTCAGATTCAGCTCACGTCGGCCACATGCGGGCGTATCCCACCTATTACAGCAACCTCTGTACAACTTTCCTGTCTGACTGTGTCAGGGGCTTCTCGCCTCGTTAG